The DNA sequence tattttcatattatgggatgtaatttttgcaaaaaatcgTAACAAAGAACTAATTGAAAAGGGtgctaatatatttaatatgaatagtaaaaatttgttttgagattgtactattttttatttttatcataatatactAAAGGTAAACTAATATTAATGAGTGCAACATATGGTTAAATGTATAATAGTGAAAAACTCTTGAGCATTTATTCCTATTGCGAGAAACTTTTCTACCCTTATGAAGgtatcttttgtatttttatacttccattgcatatatatatatatatatatattagtgagCACATAActatatcaatattatatcatactaatatggaaaaagtattattttagtccgttaagtaatgcctaattttaattttagtctgacaatcatgtccatttttgtgtagattcagtaacttacgaaattacttatttttagtcGTCTAGCAGagtttcgaacaattttacccctatatgCACTCAtatgggtaaaattgttcgaaactctgtcagaggactaaaagtaagcaatttcataagttactggacctacacaaaaatagacataattatcgaactaaaattaaaattaggcatacttagtggactaaaataatacttttccctactaatattttacacaatatatatttgcaatcATACTACAAAGTTTTACtcattattgttaaaatatattaattttcaacttctcaacaagaaaataaataatccaaaaataaaaatataacagaatCCGTTAATGAAAAAGAGCATAATATGAAGTGACTATTTTGCCCTTAAAAGATATATTCCAAGGAATTATCCTAATCACAATATATAACGAGGAGTGTTGTGCACAAGAAAATTCTaacttaaattgaatttggtcaaatatgaaatacttatatgataaatgtgatatatttgtcatatgattggtgtacaatttAAGAAGAGTGATCAATTAttgtatgatttatttttttttgaccGAACCCGATTTAATTGGACTTTTttattgtacatatatacaaatttgagtttttaaaTGTGAACAAATCATCAGTCTATGAATCTAACTTCCCTTGTCTGAAATGACACTAACTTCAAGTTGACAACTTACAAACTTAGGAACTGAAGTGgtgcaaaaaaaagaaaaaaaaaacactaaacCAATCATTTTATCCTCAATTATAATATGGTCAGAACGATCAATTTGAGACAAAACTAATATTTAGGGATGTTAACATccctcaattttattaaatttaaagtgttgtttataattttaaatcacttgTCTTTCgactaattgatttttattttaatattaatattaaataattacttttagaTTGTAATTCTTTTGCTATAATATAATGGACGTAtcattttgataataataataagtgcAACTTAtgattgaatataaaatagtgaGAATCTCTTGAGTGTTTATTCctattttgagaaaacattCGTATCCTTATTGGGGTGTATTGttaattgtttattaatgAGATTTCTTGTAAAAACAACCCAAGGCCTAAACCTTAAcgtttgtatggtaaattctCTAAACCAAATAAGAACTACATGGTaggatgaaattaataaacttgcttaataaaattacagaaaattgctaaaattttggactgtttcagaattccataaaatttgatccaaaaatAGGCCTAAATAAGCACTACATGTTAGGAtgaatgataaataaattgctctaataaaaatgcgtaaaactgctaaaattttaattgtccCAGAATTCtccgaaacttgacccaaaagtaggcctaaatCATGTTGTTTGTATGGTTAATTTTCTGagctaaataataactacatggtaggatgaagaaaaaattaaggagttttgactaattatttttgttttactatggaattttttaatattattatttttattttcaaattaatgagtttgatacaaaataatgaaatataatcaTTAGTGAACACGAAATacgaaattttaattttggggaATATCTTCTATTTAATTGTAccaactaaatttaaaaattaaattacaaataatagaaataaatagctttcttatcaattaaagcaattattatcaatttatttgaaaaatataattatacgataCTAATGTTTCAATAacagaaacataaataatattatgaacttaatatttttatgactaaCTATAAGTAATAAGTCTATTTACctctgaaaatatatttgtacacgTGCATCACACATCGTGcgtctaattttatataaatgtatttataattgaaataaatctcATATTTTCCTAATTAATTTACCCAATAGATATCCTATTAGATTTCAACAGACATCAACGTAAGGACACTAGCCAGAGGCTAGAATGTGTGTCCCCATGACGTGCAGCTAGCTAGCTAGATGGCAACATCATCAAACGATGTTCACCAAAAGCACTATGACAACAATCTGCAATGTAATTAGTTAAAGTCTATTAAGTTATTGGTAAAGACAAACTAATGGAACCAACCCTCAAACAATTCTTACACAATACAATATTAATCACACGTCACTTGACATGTACACATGTTTGTTCTCAACTGCTCTGATGGATCACATAGAATTCTTTGACTACCTAACCTTTACTTACTTTTAAGTAAGGGGGAAATAGAATTTTGATCCTAGAAGTtagatttgtttatttgtatTACCATTTATCGTAGAATTagcatctttaattttataatttataaaaagtagcatttttatcgttatttattttccGACTATAATTTAATGGTGTAGGTCACGTGCCCAACACACGgctgttaaatttttttggctggaagaaaaaattgatcatttttccaACTTACTTGATCTGCTTGTAGAAGACATTATCTTTGTATTGCTTTTACTCTGCTTCAACTTACAGAAATATGGAAAGGAtgatattcaatttttgtgagagaataaataaaccccctttcttttcttttttattttgattttctttgagatttgtttttcttcctcaaatatagttatattttttccaaaaaagtGGCCCAAAGCTGGAGAACACGCCAATTTTCTctccaacaaaaaatacttaatagCCACGTGGTCTGCACCGTTAAATTATAGACAAAAAAGTGGATgaagataaaaatactaatttttgtaagttaacGGACTAATCCTTtgtttatgttaaaaaaattcaaaattatggtTATGATATTTGTTTTCGGGAGTATATGCTGGGATATACGCTTTAAGAAGTCTACGTTAGATCATCACAATTAATGTATGAACATATACTTAAATCTAAtcccaattaattaactacTACATGTTAGTGGCTCTTGTTATCTCAAGACACCAAGAAAATGTCAAACCTTTCAAATCTAACAATTAAGGCAAATATTCACAGTAATCAAGACGAGGCCTGTTTTAATCAACAATGGTTAAGACAAGAAGTTTAATATCATGATTTCGAGTTCCATTAAATATgactatttattgaatttaatgtcaatttatttataacgagtaatatgaatttattgattaaattaatgtattacGTAATTTAATgctaataatgtaattatgtgTTCAccgtatttaaaaaaaaaaaaaagagagagacaaAGAAAGAGGGCCCATTTACCTTTAGCATCATGCCAAAGGCATGGGAATAAAAGTCCAAGTTTTTGTCCTACTTTTGCCAGCTTATAATacacaaattaataaactctccaTAACCCTTGTGTTAATCAACGTTTGGATCTTGGAAATTCCCTTCTTGAgcacaaaattcaaaaaccaaGCAGTTGCTTTTGAgggtttcttgtttttcttccaaCATGGGACTAGAAATTGTAGAAACATATGTTCCTTGTAGTTTGTTTGTCTGAGTGGTAATTTGAGGAGGAGATGGAGAATATTCCGACAGAGAAAGTGTATGTAGCCATTGGGACAGACTGGGGAGATGGTTTTTCCACCTTGCAATGGACACTAAGAAAGTGGTCTAATCATGGGATCAGCATAGTCATTCTCCATGCAGCAAATACCATATGCAAAGACTATGTTTACACACCTCGTAAGCTTTTTCCACAAAATCACGCTTTAATTCATTCATACTCTTCATATTGTTCTTGATCAGATTGAAAATATACGATAAATCCGTGTGTTGTTGAACGCAGTCGGCAGACTTCCTTCGAGCTCCGTGAGTGAGGAGAAGCTAATGGTTCTTGAGAAGTCTGAGGAAGCTAAGAGTGACAAGATCCTCTCACAGTACATAGCCTTTTGTGGCAGGGTTGGAAATGAtctagtttatatatttagtattttgagTTTCAGACAGGTTGTTGGAACGGATTATTGCATCGATTGTCAGGACTAATTCTCAACTGGACTgtcattttttccttcataGGTTAAGGCAGAAGTGATCAAACTCGAGAACAACGATCAGCCTTTACATAAGCAGATTGTGGAGGTAATATCAAGTCTTCGGATAACCAAACTAGTCATGTCATTGGCATTCATGAAGCTGTCGTCATGGTATGAAAATCATTGCGTTTTCCCCTTGTTAGCACAGATGTATTTCTCAGGCACCGTCCGTTTGGTAGTCTTTATTAACTATGTGTAATTCCTCCTGAGTTTGTGTTTAATTAGGAAATCAAGAACTGTGATAAGTGGAACGTTTTACGTTCTTCGACAGAAACCAGATTTCTGCAACCTGTTTGTGATATGTGGGGGAAGATTAGTATTCCTAAGAGAGGAAAACGAACAAGGGTTCATAGAGGACGATAGAGGGATGATGGTTGCCAAGCTTAGAAAGAATCACAGCATAAAAACATGGTTTGGAAAGACGTGCTTGGAAAATGCAGCCAATAACAGTTCACCTTCTTCATCAGGAATCAATGATTCAGCTCATCAATGGGAGAAATGGAGTCAAGAGATTGAGCAGTATGCAAATGAATTGCTGTCTATACATGAAGCGGAAGAAGGAAAGATTGATTTGGACACTGGGATCTTCAAGGAAAGGCCCACGGAGCTGTATATGCCTGAAAATATGGTAAGACTTTTAAGGTTCTTTCTGACTTTTTTACTAGACACAGTTAAATTAGAGCATATGCTTCATTTTGTGTTCAAAAAGGTCcattttgcttttcttgttttcatcAAGTTTTCTTCGTCAAGATTTCACTTCTTTTGGCTCTTCTTTTTGGTAGGTAGtattaagagggtgtttagctaaatttatttaaaacattttacAAACTTATGATTAGATGTTAAGATGTTAGATCTGCTATTAGAAATATGTTTTCGGAGCCTTCGAATAAGATAGTGAAGCTTGTAAGATGTTACTAATGACAGTTTTGTAATTAGCACAAAAAACAATTGAAGGGATTTGTTAAAGATTTTTACCACGTCTTATGAGCTCttgaacatcttataagattgTGTTTTTGAAGAGATTGTAAGCTCACCCAAACACCCTTTACATGCTATGTCTTATCCTTGTCCATGGTAAATCCATATTATGGTTTCTTTAATGTGGAGTCCGACTTAACGTTACATTTTTTCAGCTGTTTACACCAAAAGTAAATTCGTAATTTGGCAACTTCatgattcattttctttcttgcgGTTTCCACAATCTACTTCTCCGTGTCCAAACATTGTGTGGATTTGAGAAGAATCCTGTTTTCCTCATGTTATGTTGACAAGAAGACTGCTTTTGCTTTAACCAAATGCTGCTCAGGATGCTGCAGAAAGAATTCAGTTTCTTAAACGCAGAATACAAACTGCTCAGCATACTATCCAGTTGAAAAAACAGCAAGCGCATGCCGCCAAGAAACAGCGCGAAAAAGCCGAATGGGCCATTAGCATATGCAATTCCAAGGTAAATTTTTGCTTCCAACTGTCCTAAGTACTAGAATGACTTgtgaaagtaaaaataaataagtatttccGTTTTGCGTAGGCGGAGGAGCTTGAAGCCTCTATAAACGAGGAGGTTGTGAAAAACATTGATCTAAACAAAGAATTAGACAGCAGAAAGAGAGAGCTTAATGAACTTGGTAGTGAAGTTGAGGAGAAAAGAAGTAAGCTGAACTCGATTCTTGAACTCCAGAAGGAACTCTCACAGAAACTTCAGCTATCGACGTCTGCTAAAGCCCGTGCAGAGGTTCAGCTGGAGAAGGCAGTGAGAACAAGGGCCGAGATGGTTCAAGAAATCGAGGAGCTGAGAAAGAATAGGGATGTTTTACAGCGCAGAATCGAGTTCTGTAAGGAAAAGGATGCCATAGCGAAAGTATCAAAATCGTATGGTTTTGGTTCTGATTACAGAGAGTTCAGTGCTGCTGAAATTAAAGCGGCCACTGAGGACTTCTCGCAACGTTTGAGGTTGAAATCTGTTGGTCGTTTGACGAACGTATATAGGGGTCgaatcaatcatataacagTTGCAATTAAAACGTATAGTTCAGAACATACATGGTCCAAGGAAGGTTTCACAACCATGGTAATATGTTaacatgtaaattttgaagaatttgTCCGTAGATGAAAACTAAAGCTGACTGAATAAGCTTTGCTATTGTAGGTGAAACTTCTTAGCCAAGTGAGGCATCCTAATCTACTTGCTATGATAGGGTTCTGCTCCGAGCTCAACTGCATTGTATATGAGTACATGCACAACGGCAGCCTGAATGATGCATTACATTCAACTGAAACAAGCTCTAGAAGTCTAAGTTGGCATGCTCGGATACGTATTGCAGCTGAAATAAGCTCTGCTCTTGGATTCCTTCACAAGGTCAAGCCTATGCCAATCATCCACGGAAACTTGAAGCCTTCCAACATTCTCCTTGATCGGAATAATGTGGCAAGAATCAACAGCCTGATGGCTGCTTCCTCATCTGATATCAAATCAGATATCCAGGCCTTCGGGAACTTAGTACTGCAGCTTCTGACAGGCAAGAACTGGACTGCAGCAATGGACACTGCTACAGCGGTTGATGAATTAGACCATTCCGCTGGGAGATGGCCAATGGTTTTAGCCATGGAACTTTACAGCATTGCAGTTAGGTGTTTTGATGAGTCCATTGCAGCAATGCCGACAAGTGAAGTCAACAATGTGAAGCAAAGGGCAGACGAGTTAGTCACCAATTGTGAATTTCCTGCGCCCATTGAAATGTCTATCTATGTTGACGACTTGAGCAACGTTCCAAGCGCGTTCCTCTGTCCTATCTATCAGGTCACTATCTAGCCATAAATCTTGTCATTTTCAACATAAGTGTCATGCTATTTCCTTACTGTTACTGCCTTCATTTGCAGGACGTGATGCAGAATCCACATCTTGCTTCAGATGGATACTCGTACGAATTGAAAGCCATAGACGAGTGGCTTAAGACGGGACATGATACATCACCGATGACTAACTTAAGGCTGAAGCACAAGCTCCTTATCCCAAATCACAATCTGAGGTCTCTAATCCAAGATTGGCAAAACAAAAGATCAGCTTAAGAGGGACTTGATATTATACATCGCTGATCCTTCCAGTTCTAAGTGATGAGCATTGTACTTTGCTAAAACTTCCTCCAT is a window from the Sesamum indicum cultivar Zhongzhi No. 13 linkage group LG15, S_indicum_v1.0, whole genome shotgun sequence genome containing:
- the LOC105178242 gene encoding putative U-box domain-containing protein 50, whose amino-acid sequence is MENIPTEKVYVAIGTDWGDGFSTLQWTLRKWSNHGISIVILHAANTICKDYVYTPLGRLPSSSVSEEKLMVLEKSEEAKSDKILSQYIAFCGRVKAEVIKLENNDQPLHKQIVEVISSLRITKLVMSLAFMKLSSWKSRTVISGTFYVLRQKPDFCNLFVICGGRLVFLREENEQGFIEDDRGMMVAKLRKNHSIKTWFGKTCLENAANNSSPSSSGINDSAHQWEKWSQEIEQYANELLSIHEAEEGKIDLDTGIFKERPTELYMPENMDAAERIQFLKRRIQTAQHTIQLKKQQAHAAKKQREKAEWAISICNSKAEELEASINEEVVKNIDLNKELDSRKRELNELGSEVEEKRSKLNSILELQKELSQKLQLSTSAKARAEVQLEKAVRTRAEMVQEIEELRKNRDVLQRRIEFCKEKDAIAKVSKSYGFGSDYREFSAAEIKAATEDFSQRLRLKSVGRLTNVYRGRINHITVAIKTYSSEHTWSKEGFTTMVKLLSQVRHPNLLAMIGFCSELNCIVYEYMHNGSLNDALHSTETSSRSLSWHARIRIAAEISSALGFLHKVKPMPIIHGNLKPSNILLDRNNVARINSLMAASSSDIKSDIQAFGNLVLQLLTGKNWTAAMDTATAVDELDHSAGRWPMVLAMELYSIAVRCFDESIAAMPTSEVNNVKQRADELVTNCEFPAPIEMSIYVDDLSNVPSAFLCPIYQDVMQNPHLASDGYSYELKAIDEWLKTGHDTSPMTNLRLKHKLLIPNHNLRSLIQDWQNKRSA